The following nucleotide sequence is from Triticum dicoccoides isolate Atlit2015 ecotype Zavitan chromosome 7B, WEW_v2.0, whole genome shotgun sequence.
CGGCCTGCCGCTGGAATTCGGCGGTGCATACGCCATGACGGGAGGGTGTTGGGCGGAGGGGAGGTCGGGACGTGGGAGGGGTTCGGGGAAATTGCGCGAAATggggcaccgtgcgggaccgttgtGCCACCGATGGGCaggccaggggaggacaagcgcgcgcCTTTGGgccgtccgcgcgctgtccgtttcaccccaaaagcggccCAAACTTGGGTCGGGATGGGCCGAAGGCAGACAGAAAACGGACAAATGTCTGTTTGCACCCGCGCGCTGGGCTGTCTGGTATGTCTGTTTTGCCCCAAACGGACGCACCCGGATAGGATGGGGtcgcgcgctggagttggccttacaactaAACGCAAAATTGTCAGATTGACATTGTAAATGGCCGAAATTCTTGTTATTGCGCTATTGTGGcatttgttttatactccctctataaacaaatataagatgtttcagTTCACTAAAGTAGTGACCTAAAACATATTAtaatagtttacagagggagtatttgttatCCTCTATTATTAAATAGTTGCAATCCACTACCTATTTTTTCTCTTCATGCAACTATGACAAATCATCAGTGTTTGCCATCAGACTTCTGATAATAAGTGTTTCCCAAAGAAGAACCAACGGCGCTGGACCGGTCTGATGGAAGCTTGCCATCAGACTTCTCATAATAAGTGTTTCCCATCATCAAATCATGCATGTGGTAATAAGTTATAATTTGTGCACTAATCTATTCATACAACCATGCCATCTCATCAATCATGCATGGATATGTTTCACTAATTTTTGTGCAAAGTAAAGACTAACATGTTACACAATTTTGCAGGGTTACCTACATATATTTATACGTTGGATGCTGGGAGCAAATATATGTAGGTCATGGTACACATTTTTGTTAAAAATGACACTGTGTTTGGCTTCAACCCAATAGATTTCTATTTGGACCCTGATAAAAGTCCCACGTGCGGCACGAAAATTCTGCCATGACGTTTTCCGATGACAACTTTAGTTACCCagggatggcaactttagttgtgaGGCATGACAATTTTCTGTTTGGATGACAAGTTTCAGTTTTAATTTTGGTTTCGTTTTTATTTTTTGGGTGGCGATTTTAGTTGTAAAAACTTCAGGGTTGTGTTACTTCATGCCACACATGTGGAAATTATCATCCGAGTTCTCTTTTTATACAACATTTTGTGAAATGCTTCATATACTTTATTGTTTTCAAAATATATCCCGAGGGAGTTTTTGAAATTGGTTTCTCTATATTTCTTATTTTTAGCATCTATTTATGCATCTGATTTACCAAGGTTCCCGCAGCAACACGTGAGGCATCAGCTAGTTGAGAGTTGAGACACCCAGCTTTCAGTGGGCACCTACTGACAAATATAAGTTTTGCTTGCTTTTGGCCACTAATTTGTTCTGTCTGAGCGAGTTAGGTAGAATAATTTGTGATGAGGTAACCGGCTTACTCTTTTTGGGAGCATATATTTATTAATTTATTGGTAAAAGATAATTTTATTAATTTAGGCTGATACAAATAAGTAAACCTGGTTGCAGCGAAAAGGCTCCGAGATTTTAGCCGCGTACGTACCATTGCAGCGGATGGGCTAGCGGCACTCATCCTCTATCGATTGAGAGAAGACGATAACCAACGGAATTGTCGATGGGGCATGTACCCCGGTCCAGCGTTCCAAGGGAGCCCGCGAGGATATAGCGTCCAAGGACCCAAATCTATAACACAAATTTCCAGCGATACAAAGCACCCCTGAAAGATAAAAAAATTACAAACAAGCCCTAAAGAAGCCGACCAACCTCTACCTTTGGCATGAATTACTCCTACATAAAGGATGCTCGAGTGTCCACCTACTGGGGCTTCACAGGTGAGAGAGCCCCCAACGTCATCGGGCGCCTTCTAGTGCACCTGCGAGCGATGCTCCGCACGCTATCCTGCACGCAGCCTGTTCAAGTCATTGTCCATACTCTGAATTTGAGTGCGGAATGGACAGTAATTGCGTCACCCAGGCCGTAAGCTCGCCTGCGGGGGCAAGTCTCCGGCCGGGTAATCTAAAGATACTCTTTATGCTATGAAATCAACCACCGATTTGTGTAAGGGAAATCAAACAGTTAAGGCAATTTTGAGCAGAGGCAGCTGATGTGAGTCAGGTCAAGTGATTGTTCATTGACAATGAGAAAAGGAAAAGAACACACCACAAGTACGGCGCTAACATAATACTCTTGTAATCCGCTTAATAAATCAGAAAAGAAATAAACACGTACACAGACAGGCCACAACATCGTCAAGATGAAGAAACATTTTTACCGTACACATTCAGGCAAACAGGTACACATGTTTAACTCGAGGGAGGTACATAACGAGACTTAATAAATGCCTTGGAATGAGGAAATTTTTTCCGTCCTTGTAAGGACAGTGTACTGTCGCTGGGGACGCGTCCCCTTCGACCTGCACAAAATGTTCAAATAAGAAAATAGCTTAGTTGAGCGTGAGTCATGAAGTTGATCCTGCACTAATTAACGTTTATTCACAGATCGAAGCAAACAAATAATATTGATTGATTTGCTGTGGTTCAGTGTATATACTTTGAGATAAATCAGCAAGCATGCTGAGCATTAAACGAGGACATACTGTCTTCATATTTCGAAAACATGTGCGGACAGACAAACATGAGCATAGATAGTTTGTGGCAACGAAATTGGAAGAGGAGCAAGATCGATGGAGGAAAAATTAGCTAAGCTTAAGTTGTGTACGGCGTACCTCGCATCCTTTCTGCAGCAGCTTCTTTAGTGCGCTATCATTCTTCAGAAATTTGGGACGCATCGGCCAACGTCACGTGATTGAGATACGGAAGGTCTAGCAACCCCTCGCAAAGCTTGCTTATCTTCTCGCACTCCCAAAGTACCAGGAGAGAGAGTTTAGCCATTGTCCCTTCCTCCgtcctccactcctccatggaaaaCCTGTGAAGTTCTAACTCTTGCAGCTGAGGAAACCCTTGGGCAGAGCAGGACATAGTTTTGCCTTCATACCCCTCTAATTTCAGCACCACTAGACATGGAAGCTTCTCTAGGATCGGCATTGGGTCTTGTCTAATGACATCGGCATATAGAACAAGACGACGTACACTTTGTGGGAACTCATGAGGCAACTTATCAAGCACACCGAATTGGCCAAGAGTAATATCAACAAGGTGAGGCATGTTTGCAAATAGGTTAAACACCTCCATGGGCATGGGGAACATCATCAAGAATAAGGTTGTCAGTTGATTCATCTGGCCCAGGAAAATAACCATGTCATGAAAGCACATTTTAGTGCCAACATGTGAAACACCCAAAAACAAGGTCTGGAGCTCTTTGTGATGTAGTTGGACACTCTTTGCAGGTGGTGGTGGTGAAAACCCATCATCAAGGTATACATTCCTTAGACTGGGGATATCCCAGAGGGACATTGGTACTTGCGATTCCATGTATGAGTCCCTTAGATCTATAGTCTGCAAGTATAAGAGCTGGCCTATTGAGGAAGGTAGCACTACACCTCCACAGTGTCCCAACCTAAGATATCTTAGGTGAATGCAGCCACTGATCACTGTAGAGAAATCTTTCAATGTTGAGTCTTCAATGCTAAGAACTCTCAGGAACCTCAGTCTAGGAACCGACGCTGAATCAAGTTCAAAGCCAAGCAAAGATCGGATATTAGTTGTCCCAGGTAAAATCTCATTACTCAAACTCTGGAAACTAGAGCGATAGGATACCAAGTTATTTGAGGATGATGGTTCACCCACTTGGCCTGCATTTTTTTAGAGTGCTCCACGTGTCAGAAAGAAGCTAGCCACATATAAGGACATATATTAAAGAGAAAATTGAACTATATAGCAAGAGAGCAGGAGATGAAGCCTCACCCGTAGTTTTGTTCCTCACATCAAGAAAACCATCTTGCCTTGCTTCTTCTGCACACCAGTCATGTAAGATATCATGAATCTTTATAATGTCAATACATCCATGTGCCCTGCTTCTTTCAATAACTTCTACCAAGCTTCTCTGCGCCAACTCGGCTACGCACTTATGCGCTGTTTCTTCTAGCTTATGGTTTGGTATCTGAGGAATGAAGCCTTCTGCTATCCATAATTCTACAAGTCTTGGCACATCTATTATGTAATCCTTGGGATAAGAAGCAATATAGAGGAAACAAGACCTTAAATAATGATTTGGCAGGTCCTTGTAACTCCGAGCAACAATGTTCCGCACTATCTGCCCATTTCTGGTCGATGGCCAATCCAAGAGTATATCAGACCATTCTCGTGCATTTAAATGTTTTGATAGGTAACCCCCCAATAGTGCAAGTGCAAGTGGTAACCAtacttttaaatagcgcgctaagcatcttagcggcggacctcttccaaatgctatagcgtgctatagcggagctatagcgtgcTATTgaaaatgtttgttcatttgtttggaccaaagtctcttagcgcaagaccttgtgtaaacgctatagcgtgctatagcggagctatagcgggctatttaaaacagtGGTGGTAACCCATCACATTTCTTTGCAAGCTTTCTGCCAAGTTTTTCAAACTCATCCACATCATGTATGACGGACCTTTTGTATGATGGTAAGGCTTTGCTACTCAGAAGTTCCCAGCTTTTTTCTTCATCAAGCTTCTTCAAAGGATGAACATGGGTTGACATTTGAACATGATTTGCAATATCTTTTCGTGTGGTTATAAGTATTCTACTACCATTGGCTGCATCTGGAAAGGCTCTAATGCTTCTGTTTAATTGCTCCCATGTATCTGTTTCCCACACATCATCAAGAATCACTAAGCATTTTGTTTGCAACAAGAAATCATGGATCTTTTGTCCCACCTCATACTCATTCAATTTATCAATTGACTCATCTGTACTCCCCAAAATTTGTTTCATTATTTCCTTGAGCAAATTAATGCCTTTGTATTTTGGAGATACAGTAACCCAAGCAGTTTTGCGGAAGTGTTCTTGGACTCTACATTACATGAAGACTTTCTTAGCAAGTGATGTCTTTCCTGCCCCACCCATAGCAACTATGGAGATAGCACTAAGACTCTTCTCTGTGTCAACTAATTTCTCCACTATTTCTTCGTACTCACCCTCAAAGCCAACAAGTACAATTTCTTCATAGTTTTGATGCTTAGGATAATCTTGTTGGAACtcatcatcaacaagaacattttctATTGGCACATGCCCCAAATCAACTATTTCCAGGCGGTTTGCACTTTCAACTATCTCATAGATTTTCCTTTTGATGCGTTCAATTTCAACACCAACATTGAGAAGGGTAGTCAAATCACTTGGTAGGCGAGCATACCTTGCAATGGCGCCCATGAATCCCTTCTTGAGCCTGTTTCTCTTCTGCATGTGATCCACCGCTTCAATGGCATTGTCAGCCTCATACCCCACATCTCTGATCTGGCTGACCAAGACAACAATATCTTCATCTCTGAGCCTCCGCTTGCCGTCGGCATCTCTAAGGAAGCCTTGGAGCCGCTTGAGCTCATCTTTTAGGGACTCCACTTCAAGGGTGACTCCACACAGGAGTGTGGTCTCCTGAATTGCAAGTGTGTTGACATTGCTGAGCACGATGCTATAGGCCGACTCAGCCATTAGTAACTCCTCCTTGTTGTCTCTGGCTCTCGGATCGATCAGAGATAAGTGGATAGAAGAATGCAGATGTGTGTGTCTTATGATGGCATGGTGTTTGGCTTTGTATTGCTTCTTGTTTCCAGCTCGATGACAGAGAAGAGAGCAGAGCATATAGTATATGAAAGATTGGATCTGAGAAAGGAGCATGGCAACAATGCTTTATTCTCCCGCAGCTGGAACTTTAGGAACCAACCGATATATTATTTTTTAGAATAGAATCTTTCTTTACTGCCACATGACTGCAAGAATAATTAATaagcaaattaaagcaaaaaagCTCCCCTCCAAGTGGCCACGCTTGAGATAGGCAAAAGCTCTCTCTGTAGTTTAATTAATCTGCAGTGCAAAGTTGAGTTGGACCCTCCTGACGATCTTATATTTTACTCGTATATTAGTAGAGGATGTAAACTGTCGAGTTAAACAGAGAGCATTTCTTCAGTGGAAGTAAAAGCATGAACCTGGCAACAAGTAGAAGAATCTAGCTAGACATGTAtttgtttgtgatcctgatatgttcGTTGGACAATTTTTTTTTTAGAGGGCAGGACATTCAGCTTTGTATGGTGTTTTCTGTATTCTGAATGTGTAGCAAAACTCTGGACTTTTGTATCCTTCTGTATATACAGACTTGAAGAGAAATAGGTGGCTTTTCAGATATTGAAAACGTACGTGGTGCAGTTGATTGACGATGCCGAGCAAAAGCGGTGTGAAAGGTTTACAGAGTTGTCTCAGCTGATTAGACCCAAACAAGCATTAGCACCGGTAATTAATTAACCATGATTCAGGGTATGCAGTAGTCTGGGGTGGTACGTTCCATTGGTCCGCGGAAGCAACTGTCAAGGAGTGTGTACTTCATACATGTAGAGAGACAGATTATGGGCTGTGCAAtcgcgatgtattgatcggtgcaccaggcacgtatatataagtacagaggtgggccacaacctcaactatacagggAAAACAGTAGGTGGGCCCTACACACACATATACACGTACACAgtatactcaacacccccccgcagtcgaagcggcgccagtgacgcagagactggaacgaaactcctcaaaggtggaagtcggcagtcccttcgtcatcacatcagcgaactgctgagcagtcggcacatggagaacccgcatgcgtccaagagccacctgctcgcgcacaaagtgaatgtccagctcgatgtgtttcgtccggcgatgatgaacgaggttggcggagaggtacaccgcagagacgttgtcgcagtagacaaccgtagcctggGAGACATCGTGATGGAGCTCCTGAAGTAACTGTCGAAGCCAGGTGCACTCGGCGACAGCGTTGGCCACAGCTCGGTACTCAGCCTCGGCCCTAGAGCGCGAAAccgtgggttgtcgcttggacgaccacgagacgagggaaggaccgaggtagacgcaatagccagaggtggaccggcgagtgtcggggcagccggcccagtctgcatcggagtcaGCCACCATCTCCAAAGAAGTGGACGCCGTGAGTGTCAACCCAAGGGACATCGTGCCGCGGATGTAGCGAAGGATCCGCTTCACGagagtccagtgagagtcacgaggggcgtgcatgtggagacacacctgctggacagcatactgaagatccggtctggtgagagtcaagtactgaagagcgccgacaatagaccggtagaatggagcatccgacgcaggcgaaccctcaagagcagaaaccttggccttcgtgtcaacaggagtAGCAACCGGATGGCAGTTGAGCATGCCAGCGCGCTCAAGAAGCTCATGGGCATACTTCTGTTGATGAAGAAAGAAGCCGTCCGGGCGCCGaacaacctcaatgccaaggaagtaATGGAGAGCACCCAAGTCCTTGATAGCGAACTCGTCACGCAACCGTAGAGTGATCTGCTGAAGAACGGCTGCGGAGGAggctgtcaggatgatgtcgtcgacgtagagcagcaaatatgcagtcgtgtcaccgtggcgatagacaaacagtgaggcgtacgagcgagtgacgctgaagcccagtgtctgcagaaacccggcgatccgctggtaccaggcgcggGGTGCCTGCTTGAGCCCGTAAAGAGAGCGCGACAGCAGGCACACATGGCCGGGCAATGAGGCGTCGACGAAACCGATGGGTTGCTCACAAaacacctgctcctcaagatggtcgtggaggaaggcgttggagacatccatctggtgAACGGGCCAGCCGCGAGAGACGGCGAGCTGGAGGACAGTGCGGATGCCCGATTTGACAACCGGGGCAAACGTCTCCGTGAAATCGACTCCAGCGCGCTGACGGAAACCGCGgaccacccagcgagccttgtagcgctcaagtgaGCCGTCTGAGCGGGTCTTATGACGGAagacccacttgccggtgatgacTTTGGCGCGAGGAGGCCGGGGCACCAGAGTCCAGGTGCGGTTCCGCTGGAGAGCATCaaactcttcctgcatcgccgcaagccagtgaggatcacgTAGGGCGGCGCGGGCAGACGCAGGAATGGGTGACGGCTCCGCGGCAGAGGCGGCGAGGACATACTCATCACGCGAGTACCGAAGGCTCGGGCAGTGAATGCCGGCGCGAGCACGGGTGACAGGACCGGACGGGGCCACCAgggccggcgaggcggccggcgaggcGGCCAGCGAGGAGGCCGGCGTCACCGCCGGTGTCGAGGCCGGTGTCACAGCCGGCGAGGAGGNNNNNNNNNNNNNNNNNNNNNNNNNNNNNNNNNNNNNNNNNNNNNNNNNNNNNNNNNNNNNNNNNNNNNNNNNNNNNNNNNNNNNNNNNNNNNNNNNNNNNNNNNNNNNNNNNNNNNNNNNNNNNNNNNNNNNNNNNNNNNNNNNNNNNNNNNNNNNNNNNNNNNNNNNNNNNNNNNNNNNNNGGTGAGGCGGCCGGTGAAGCGGCCGGCAACGGAGCCGGCGAGAAGGCGCCCGACCCCGCGGCGCCCGAGTCGGGGGCGGCGGGTGAAGGCGGGGCGCCGGCCGTGGAAGGCGCCGGCAGTAGAGCCCGTGGACCgccaaagcccggaggcggtccacGAACCAGGCGTGCTCGTCCACCTGACGAGGTCGTCGATGGGCCGCCGGTGGACGGCGGTGACAAGACGACGAGGGGTGCCTGCTGCTGAAACGGGaagaccatctcatcaaagtaaacgtgtcgggaggtGAAAACACGGTGAGAGACTAGATCGTAGCAGCGGTAACCCTtagtgttaggtgggtagccgagaaagatgcaggcgacGGAGCGGGGTGCGAGCTTATGAGGCGCAGTGGCGGCGATGCTAGGGTAGCACAGGCAGCCGAAGATGCGAAGCCCTTCATAAGAGGGGGGTGCACCGAATAGAAGGTGGTAAGGTGTAAAGTTCCCGCGAGTACGACATGGACGGATGTTTATGAGAAGAGAAGCGGTGGCGAGAGCGTCAGGCCAAAAGCGCGGGGGCAC
It contains:
- the LOC119340165 gene encoding putative disease resistance protein At1g50180 is translated as MAESAYSIVLSNVNTLAIQETTLLCGVTLEVESLKDELKRLQGFLRDADGKRRLRDEDIVVLVSQIRDVGYEADNAIEAVDHMQKRNRLKKGFMGAIARYARLPSDLTTLLNVGVEIERIKRKIYEIVESANRLEIVDLGHVPIENVLKLDEEKSWELLSSKALPSYKRSVIHDVDEFEKLGRKLAKKCDGCLARYLKVWLPLALALLGGYLSKHLNAREWSDILLDWPSTRNGQIVRNIVARSYKDLPNHYLRSCFLYIASYPKDYIIDVPRLVELWIAEGFIPQIPNHKLEETAHKCVAELAQRSLVEVIERSRAHGCIDIIKIHDILHDWCAEEARQDGFLDVRNKTTASVPRLRFLRVLSIEDSTLKDFSTMNQLTTLFLMMFPMPMEVFNLFANMPHLVDITLGQFGVLDKLPHEFPQSVRRLVLYADVIRQDPMPILEKLPCLVVLKLEGYEGKTMSCSAQGFPQLQELELHRFSMEEWRTEEGTMAKLSLLVLWECEKISKLCEGLLDLPYLNHVTLADASQISEE